A genomic region of Deinococcus sp. KSM4-11 contains the following coding sequences:
- a CDS encoding metallophosphoesterase has product MTPLWVVGDVHGAYDSLHSLLLMAGLIDHDSTWRGGPSHLVFLGDYLDRGPRGMDVIRLVRTLEGQALNAGGQVTALIGNHEVMFLAAQHFRARDPGDSLGFLDYWRSNGGQSSDAAQVQITDLDWLRARPAMAHADGWLLMHADSAFYRRLGRSVDAVNRSVLSLLHNEDPKIWSSFLNHFADRLAFTYHDAATVASNLLSTYGGSHLVHGHTPVYVLHDELMLETEMTEPQPITYAGGLCVAMDSGMAYRDGAGFIARLDDQGVAQTVSLGGDLGDF; this is encoded by the coding sequence GTGACGCCCCTGTGGGTGGTCGGTGACGTCCACGGTGCCTACGATTCCCTGCACAGCCTGCTCCTGATGGCGGGCCTGATCGACCACGACTCGACCTGGAGGGGTGGCCCCAGCCACCTGGTGTTCCTCGGCGATTACCTCGACCGGGGGCCGCGCGGGATGGACGTCATCCGTCTGGTGCGAACGCTGGAAGGGCAGGCACTGAACGCGGGGGGGCAGGTTACCGCGCTGATCGGCAACCACGAGGTCATGTTCCTCGCCGCGCAGCACTTCCGTGCCCGCGATCCCGGCGACAGCCTGGGCTTCCTCGATTACTGGCGCAGCAACGGCGGCCAGAGCAGCGACGCAGCCCAGGTGCAGATCACCGATCTCGACTGGCTGCGCGCCCGGCCCGCCATGGCGCACGCCGACGGCTGGCTGCTCATGCACGCCGACAGCGCCTTCTACCGCCGACTGGGCCGCAGCGTGGACGCCGTGAACCGCTCGGTGCTCTCCCTGCTGCACAACGAGGATCCCAAGATCTGGAGCAGTTTCCTGAATCACTTCGCCGACCGCCTCGCGTTCACCTACCACGACGCGGCCACGGTCGCGTCGAACCTCCTCAGCACCTACGGCGGCTCCCACCTCGTGCACGGCCATACCCCCGTGTACGTCCTGCACGATGAACTCATGCTGGAGACCGAGATGACCGAACCCCAGCCGATCACCTACGCGGGCGGACTGTGCGTCGCCATGGACAGCGGCATGGCCTACCGCGACGGTGCAGGCTTTATTGCCCGGCTGGACGACCAGGGTGTCGCCCAGACCGTCTCACTCGGCGGCGACCTGGGCGACTTCTGA
- the hspR gene encoding heat shock protein transcriptional repressor HspR, fused homodimer type: MASDSKHRPVYVISVAAELVDMHPQTLRLYERKGLIRPGRSSGKTRLYSERDIDHLREIRRLTQELGVNLAGVEEVMRLQHELDDLQGEFEAEIERLEGELRGQAQALPEGGTPSDPKDRPVYVISIAAELVDMHPQTLRLYERKQLIRPGRSSGKTRLYSERDIDHLREIRRLTQELGVNLAGVEEIMRLRHELDGARSHLEGNVRRIQEDLTERMTRLRTLPPASDDSAAQHDGSDTDPDGTR; the protein is encoded by the coding sequence ATGGCCTCGGACTCTAAACATCGCCCTGTGTACGTAATTTCCGTGGCGGCGGAATTGGTGGATATGCATCCCCAGACGCTGCGGCTGTACGAGCGCAAGGGCCTGATCCGGCCGGGCCGCAGCAGTGGCAAGACCCGGCTGTATTCCGAGCGCGACATCGACCACCTGCGCGAGATCCGCCGCCTGACCCAGGAACTCGGCGTGAACCTCGCCGGCGTCGAGGAGGTCATGCGGCTCCAGCATGAACTCGATGACCTCCAGGGCGAATTCGAGGCCGAGATCGAACGGCTGGAGGGTGAACTGCGCGGTCAGGCCCAGGCCCTGCCCGAGGGCGGCACGCCCAGCGATCCCAAAGACCGCCCCGTGTACGTGATCTCCATTGCAGCGGAACTGGTGGATATGCATCCCCAGACGCTACGGCTGTACGAGCGCAAGCAGCTCATCCGGCCGGGCCGCAGCAGTGGCAAGACCCGGCTGTATTCCGAGCGCGACATCGACCACCTGCGCGAGATCCGCCGCCTGACCCAGGAACTCGGCGTGAACCTCGCCGGCGTCGAGGAGATCATGCGGCTGCGCCATGAACTCGACGGGGCCCGCTCCCACCTGGAAGGCAACGTGCGCCGCATCCAGGAGGACCTCACGGAACGCATGACCCGCTTGCGCACGCTGCCACCCGCCAGTGACGACTCCGCCGCGCAGCATGACGGGAGCGACACCGATCCGGACGGTACGAGGTGA
- a CDS encoding ion channel, whose amino-acid sequence MTTRPAPAPETGASAPGDLGLSGVFEAESRFLSRDGRFNSRRVGLGLGAYNPYTMLLAMSWPRFFAVALALYLLLNALFAAGYFALGAGALSQQPDQAGPRLLGAFFFSVQTFGTIGFGHVYPVSVAADVLVTLEAFVGLMAVALVTGMLFARFSRPTHRILFSDHAVVAPYRGGRGLMLRLVNGRRGDLTDITAEVVLSLRAPGPLSAGPQRQFHPLTLERSRVTFFPLAWTVVHPIDDRSPLRDLSEAELARREAEVLVVLRAVDEISQQPVQARISYHASEIRWGQAFASMYVRDGGLLAVDARRLHDMHPAPLPEGS is encoded by the coding sequence ATGACCACCCGCCCGGCTCCTGCGCCCGAGACCGGCGCATCGGCTCCCGGTGACCTGGGCCTGTCCGGGGTGTTCGAGGCGGAATCCCGCTTCCTGAGCCGTGACGGGCGCTTCAACTCCCGCCGGGTGGGCCTGGGCCTGGGCGCGTACAACCCGTACACCATGCTGCTGGCCATGTCGTGGCCGCGCTTTTTCGCGGTGGCGCTGGCGCTGTACCTGCTGCTCAACGCGCTGTTCGCCGCCGGGTATTTCGCGCTCGGAGCCGGGGCGCTGAGCCAACAGCCCGACCAGGCCGGCCCGCGCCTGCTGGGGGCCTTCTTCTTCTCGGTGCAGACCTTCGGCACCATCGGCTTCGGGCACGTGTACCCGGTGTCCGTGGCCGCCGACGTGCTCGTCACGCTGGAGGCCTTCGTGGGCCTGATGGCCGTGGCCCTCGTGACCGGCATGCTGTTCGCGCGGTTTTCCCGGCCCACGCACCGCATCCTGTTCAGCGACCACGCGGTCGTCGCGCCGTACCGGGGCGGGCGCGGCCTGATGCTGCGGCTCGTGAACGGCCGGCGGGGCGACCTGACGGACATCACGGCCGAGGTCGTCCTGTCGCTGCGTGCCCCTGGCCCCCTGAGCGCCGGCCCACAACGGCAGTTCCATCCGTTGACCCTGGAACGCTCCCGGGTGACGTTCTTCCCGCTGGCGTGGACGGTCGTGCATCCCATCGACGACCGCAGTCCCCTGCGCGACCTGAGCGAGGCCGAGCTGGCGCGGCGTGAGGCCGAGGTGCTGGTCGTCCTGCGGGCGGTCGACGAGATTTCGCAGCAGCCGGTACAGGCCCGGATCAGCTACCACGCCAGCGAGATCCGCTGGGGCCAGGCGTTCGCCAGCATGTACGTCCGTGACGGCGGGTTGCTCGCCGTGGACGCGCGGCGGCTGCATGACATGCACCCTGCTCCCCTGCCAGAAGGCTCATAG
- a CDS encoding dipeptidase, producing MTTADLSTHLDRDGAREELFDLLRIPSVSADPAYADDVVRAAEWFRTKLASLGFTARVDATPKHPVVYAERLDAPGKPTVLIYGHYDVQPEAPLSEWISPPFEPEVRNGRIYARGSTDDKGQAFAHVRGVELLLAQGQENGAPLPVNVKFLLEGEEEIGSPSIVPYLQAHAEELKADVILISDGSRFAADVPTITYGLRGLSYVEIHVQGANRDLHSGAYGGAAPNPINALCQIIAGLKDDQGRVTIPGFYDNVEPLTDQERQMWASLPHSDAEFAGSIGVASLPGEAGYSVLERLWGRPTLDVNGIWGGYQGEGSKTVIAAKAGAKVSMRLVPGQDPGRITGLIQEYVPRIAPPGVTVEVIDHHGGQPMKFSTDSPYIRAANRALKRVYGRDAVFARTGGSIPIVASFADILHTEVLFVDLGLNEDAPHSPNESFAVQDFENGILTSAYLLQELGADPDRA from the coding sequence ATGACGACTGCCGATCTCTCCACCCACCTCGACCGCGACGGAGCCCGCGAGGAACTGTTCGACCTGCTGCGGATTCCCAGCGTGAGTGCCGACCCTGCGTACGCCGACGACGTCGTGCGGGCCGCCGAGTGGTTCCGCACGAAACTGGCCTCGCTGGGCTTCACGGCCCGCGTGGACGCCACGCCGAAGCACCCGGTCGTGTACGCCGAACGTCTGGATGCCCCCGGCAAGCCCACCGTGCTCATCTACGGCCATTACGACGTGCAGCCCGAAGCGCCGCTCTCGGAATGGATCTCGCCGCCCTTCGAGCCGGAGGTGCGGAACGGCCGTATCTACGCGCGGGGCAGCACCGACGACAAGGGGCAGGCCTTCGCGCACGTGCGCGGCGTGGAACTGCTGCTGGCGCAGGGCCAGGAGAATGGAGCACCGCTGCCGGTGAACGTGAAGTTCCTGCTCGAAGGCGAGGAGGAGATCGGCAGCCCAAGCATCGTGCCCTACCTTCAGGCCCACGCGGAGGAACTGAAGGCCGACGTGATCCTGATCAGCGACGGCAGCCGTTTCGCCGCCGACGTGCCGACCATCACCTACGGCCTGCGGGGCCTGAGCTACGTGGAAATCCATGTGCAGGGCGCCAACCGGGATCTGCACAGCGGCGCGTACGGTGGGGCGGCCCCCAATCCCATCAACGCGCTGTGCCAGATCATCGCCGGGCTCAAGGATGACCAGGGCCGCGTGACCATTCCCGGCTTCTACGACAACGTCGAACCCCTGACCGACCAGGAACGGCAGATGTGGGCCTCGCTGCCGCACAGCGACGCCGAGTTCGCCGGGAGCATCGGCGTGGCCTCTCTGCCAGGCGAGGCCGGGTACTCCGTGCTGGAACGCCTGTGGGGCCGCCCGACGCTGGACGTGAACGGCATCTGGGGCGGCTACCAGGGCGAGGGCAGCAAGACCGTGATCGCCGCGAAGGCCGGCGCGAAGGTCTCCATGCGCCTGGTGCCGGGCCAGGATCCGGGGCGCATCACGGGCCTGATCCAGGAGTACGTGCCGCGCATCGCGCCGCCCGGAGTGACGGTCGAGGTGATAGACCACCACGGCGGCCAGCCTATGAAGTTCAGCACCGACAGCCCGTACATCCGCGCCGCCAACCGCGCCCTGAAGCGCGTGTACGGCCGCGACGCGGTGTTCGCGCGCACGGGGGGCAGCATTCCCATCGTGGCCTCCTTCGCGGATATCCTGCACACCGAGGTGCTGTTTGTTGATCTGGGCCTGAACGAGGACGCTCCGCACAGTCCGAACGAGAGTTTCGCCGTGCAGGACTTCGAGAACGGCATCCTGACCAGTGCCTACCTGCTTCAGGAACTCGGCGCGGATCCGGACCGCGCGTAA
- a CDS encoding phosphoribosylglycinamide formyltransferase translates to MRLGFLASHGGSAARHLTAACQDGRLDATAAVLISNNSRSPALAWAQGAGLSTAHLSSATHPDPDDLDRAILDVLTAAGADTLVLSGYMRELGPRVLGHYAGRVVNIHPSLLPRHGGRGMYGDRVHEAVLAAGDSESGATVHLVTQGIDEGPVLAQARVPVLPGDTLDTLKARVQVVEGDLMLRAVRDLATRVSGA, encoded by the coding sequence GTGCGGCTGGGCTTTCTCGCCTCGCACGGCGGCAGCGCCGCGCGGCACCTGACGGCCGCGTGCCAGGACGGGCGGCTGGACGCCACGGCCGCCGTGCTGATCAGCAACAACAGCCGCTCGCCCGCCCTGGCTTGGGCGCAGGGGGCGGGCCTCAGCACCGCGCACCTGAGCAGCGCGACCCATCCCGATCCGGACGACCTCGACCGCGCCATCCTGGATGTTCTGACCGCCGCGGGCGCCGATACCCTCGTCCTCAGCGGATATATGCGCGAACTCGGGCCGCGCGTGCTGGGCCACTACGCGGGGCGGGTCGTGAACATCCACCCCAGCCTGCTGCCCCGTCACGGCGGCCGGGGCATGTACGGTGACCGCGTGCACGAGGCCGTGCTGGCCGCCGGAGACTCCGAATCCGGCGCGACCGTGCACCTGGTCACGCAGGGCATCGACGAGGGGCCGGTGCTGGCCCAGGCGAGGGTGCCCGTCCTGCCCGGCGACACGCTGGACACCTTGAAGGCACGCGTGCAAGTGGTCGAGGGCGACCTGATGCTGCGGGCTGTGCGTGATCTCGCAACGCGGGTGTCGGGCGCGTGA
- a CDS encoding DUF402 domain-containing protein, with protein MKRKVFDLRSWGRVARHTQTVLTLPGYVIVDFEAHEVTRPLDVDFGGRPLRVLDVGYRWVRFHPTGSGEGTLGSALTAQLDASGQPVQVYVDIHLGEGVGEDGLPWTDDAYLDVIGNWHVEDGQGARVTEAHVIDAEDLAAAVREGRATPQQARAVWARAEQVSAELLADTYAPLDVLRRYLSDPYT; from the coding sequence GTGAAACGCAAGGTCTTCGATCTGCGCTCCTGGGGCCGTGTGGCGCGGCACACGCAGACGGTGCTGACCCTGCCGGGCTACGTGATCGTGGACTTCGAGGCGCACGAGGTCACCCGGCCGCTGGACGTGGATTTCGGTGGCCGCCCCCTGCGCGTGCTGGACGTCGGGTACCGCTGGGTGCGCTTCCATCCGACCGGCAGCGGGGAGGGAACGCTGGGCAGCGCCCTGACCGCGCAGCTGGACGCCTCCGGCCAGCCCGTGCAGGTGTACGTGGACATCCACCTGGGTGAGGGCGTCGGCGAGGACGGTCTGCCGTGGACGGACGACGCGTACCTGGACGTGATCGGAAACTGGCATGTGGAGGATGGGCAGGGCGCCCGCGTGACCGAGGCGCACGTCATCGACGCTGAGGATCTGGCGGCGGCCGTGCGCGAGGGAAGGGCCACCCCGCAGCAGGCGCGGGCCGTGTGGGCGCGAGCGGAGCAGGTGAGCGCGGAACTGCTGGCGGACACCTATGCGCCGCTGGACGTGCTGCGGCGGTACCTGAGCGATCCATACACCTGA
- a CDS encoding DUF4442 domain-containing protein, with amino-acid sequence MSESRTLPAPAVTAVQHALHAIPMNATVGVRITDVGVGWATGECPDTAAYRNHLGTIHAGAQFLLAEAVSGAAFAGAFAVQLAQAVPLIEKLETHYVGRAVGSITARAEIELASIAVAHATYAADGKARLIVKVTVQDAENKDVMRAVARWYLRSMASLRAN; translated from the coding sequence ATGTCCGAGTCCCGTACCCTGCCCGCCCCCGCCGTCACGGCCGTCCAGCACGCGCTGCACGCCATCCCCATGAACGCCACGGTGGGCGTGCGGATCACCGATGTCGGCGTGGGCTGGGCCACCGGGGAATGCCCGGACACGGCGGCCTACCGCAACCACCTGGGCACCATCCACGCTGGAGCGCAGTTCCTGCTGGCCGAGGCGGTGAGCGGCGCGGCCTTTGCCGGGGCCTTCGCGGTGCAGCTGGCGCAGGCTGTCCCGCTGATCGAGAAGCTGGAAACGCATTATGTGGGGCGTGCAGTGGGCAGCATCACGGCCCGCGCGGAGATCGAGCTGGCCAGCATCGCGGTCGCGCATGCCACCTATGCGGCGGACGGCAAGGCCCGCCTGATCGTGAAGGTGACCGTGCAGGACGCGGAAAACAAGGATGTGATGCGGGCGGTCGCCCGCTGGTACCTGCGCTCGATGGCGTCCCTGCGCGCAAATTAA
- the mce gene encoding methylmalonyl-CoA epimerase has protein sequence MPVTQLDHVAIATPDLDEGSAPYRALGLHPEGPDEDVETQGVRVRAFQVGDTLIELLMPTRPDSPIAAYLEKRGPGLHHTAYRVTDLDAEMASLQGQGGRFLGDRPTPGRAGTRVTFLHPKWGQGTLIELVEHPADRTTGTAPAGAPQ, from the coding sequence ATGCCGGTCACGCAGCTCGACCACGTCGCCATCGCCACCCCGGATCTCGACGAGGGCAGCGCCCCGTACAGGGCACTGGGCCTGCACCCCGAAGGGCCCGATGAAGACGTCGAGACCCAGGGCGTGCGCGTGCGGGCCTTTCAGGTCGGCGACACGCTGATCGAACTGCTGATGCCCACCCGCCCGGACAGCCCCATTGCCGCGTACCTGGAGAAACGCGGCCCCGGCCTGCACCACACCGCCTACCGCGTGACCGACCTGGACGCCGAGATGGCCAGCCTGCAGGGCCAGGGAGGCCGCTTCCTGGGTGACCGGCCAACACCCGGCCGGGCCGGAACGCGCGTGACCTTCCTGCACCCGAAATGGGGCCAGGGCACGCTGATCGAACTCGTCGAGCATCCCGCCGACCGGACGACCGGAACCGCGCCGGCTGGAGCCCCCCAGTGA
- a CDS encoding antibiotic resistance protein VanZ: MTRNCGRWYLTALALLGLDGHLSTAGLLGGLPDRALHLLLLALLGFALTRAAGRRGWPLALCAWWSAALQWHLAFVPGHEVGVNVWLPDVLAASLGGWLVARPARAASRANKGRPVAVLSEFSR, encoded by the coding sequence GTGACCCGAAACTGCGGCCGCTGGTACCTGACGGCCCTCGCGCTGCTCGGCCTGGACGGGCACCTGTCGACGGCCGGACTGCTGGGTGGCCTGCCAGACCGGGCGCTGCACCTGCTGCTGCTGGCCCTGCTGGGCTTCGCGCTGACGCGCGCGGCCGGGCGGCGGGGCTGGCCGCTGGCCCTGTGCGCGTGGTGGAGCGCGGCCCTGCAATGGCACTTGGCCTTCGTGCCAGGTCACGAGGTCGGCGTGAACGTCTGGCTGCCCGACGTGCTGGCCGCGTCGCTGGGAGGATGGCTGGTGGCGCGGCCCGCGCGCGCCGCGTCCAGGGCGAACAAGGGCCGACCGGTTGCAGTTTTGTCAGAGTTCTCACGCTAG
- a CDS encoding MoxR family ATPase, with amino-acid sequence MTAVTSAHSPVGHHASLLSTVLAQLDQVILGKPGQVRLALACLLARGHLLIEDQPGVGKTTLAHALARTAGLHFRRVQFTADLLPADLTGVSVWDAAASTFRFHEGPVFSEVLLADEINRATPRTQGALLEAMEEGQVSEGGITRLLPRPFFVIATQNPAAFVGTSPLPEAQLDRFLMTVTLGYPDPAAERQLLETGGRSVTVRDLPPVLDAPTLLRMQAEVDHVYAAAPLLDYLQLLARATRQHPAFTAGLSPRALLALLAASRAWAYLHGRSMVLPEDVQAVFPAQAAHRLPLREGHAHDLPALLRGVLIDTPIP; translated from the coding sequence ATGACCGCCGTGACCTCCGCCCACTCCCCGGTTGGTCACCACGCGTCCCTGCTGAGCACCGTCCTCGCGCAGCTCGACCAGGTGATCCTGGGCAAACCCGGACAAGTGCGACTGGCCCTGGCCTGCCTGCTCGCGCGCGGGCACCTGCTGATCGAGGATCAGCCGGGGGTGGGGAAGACCACGCTTGCCCACGCCCTGGCGCGCACGGCCGGCCTGCACTTCCGGCGCGTGCAGTTCACGGCGGATCTGCTCCCCGCCGACCTGACCGGAGTCAGCGTGTGGGACGCCGCCGCCTCTACCTTCCGCTTCCATGAAGGCCCGGTCTTCAGCGAGGTGCTGCTTGCCGACGAGATCAACCGCGCCACCCCCCGCACCCAGGGCGCGCTGCTGGAAGCCATGGAGGAAGGACAGGTGTCCGAGGGCGGGATCACGCGCCTGCTGCCGCGCCCGTTCTTCGTGATCGCCACGCAGAACCCGGCCGCGTTCGTGGGCACGTCCCCGCTGCCTGAAGCGCAACTCGACCGGTTCCTGATGACCGTCACGCTCGGCTACCCGGATCCGGCCGCCGAACGGCAACTGCTGGAAACGGGGGGCCGCAGCGTGACCGTGCGCGACCTGCCACCGGTGCTGGACGCCCCCACGCTGCTCCGCATGCAGGCCGAAGTCGATCACGTGTACGCCGCCGCGCCGCTGCTGGATTACCTGCAGCTGCTGGCCCGCGCCACGCGCCAGCATCCGGCCTTCACGGCGGGCCTCAGCCCGCGCGCCCTGCTGGCCCTGCTGGCGGCGTCGCGGGCGTGGGCGTACCTGCACGGCCGGAGCATGGTGCTGCCCGAGGACGTGCAGGCCGTGTTTCCGGCCCAGGCGGCCCACCGCCTGCCGCTGCGCGAAGGGCACGCGCACGACCTGCCCGCCCTGCTGCGCGGCGTGCTGATCGACACGCCGATTCCCTGA
- a CDS encoding transglutaminaseTgpA domain-containing protein codes for MAAPSRTDLRAVFTPGRPVGVRLGLTQFGTSYLLLVMLTLIGCVNYDLSLGYGLTFLLAGVWAVAAGQAMRAARRLNVRVSPPQASVAGGEAVYTVQVGAPDRDIPLAVIVTTSQGDTRYVNARVQAGEARTIGVAVPARVRGRLTLTSVRVGALDPLAIWQATLRPVPAAGEAWDVTVQPTPEAAPPPFPARVDVGGGDGTRRTRGDQEFASLRPYVPGDSPRQVSWRHVARTGTLLTRETDAPLGSAVHLDWHDTAGAGSTEDRLSRLAAWIAGLRASGHAFSLNLPGQSLAAGTGEAHATQALDALARVTPLPDAPAGKVGRTSAPVGLNAFAMRSTLIALAFALAPAVLREPVWITALIAGLLVHTDWRVHRARAPIPTWVLGVVAGISAALLAGSYGTLLGRDAGTALLALLAALKTAESRTRRDANLLILLALFVASTHYFFGQGPLTALHSVLAAWTLLAAAARWTVTAPDEPPLTENRSAVQAGMALALAIPLALTLFVLFPRPSGPLWHLAVQGKASTGLASEITAGEYSDLAQNRAVAFRADFQGPVPPASERYWRGPVYEAYDGQRWTQIRQSSASASVDFSGPSWTYTMTMEPSSSPWLPVIDAPATLPAGTFMTTNFQAYMLRPPSTRERVTVQSRVARLGVREYDERLRFDQTLPAGESPRAVALAASWKTLEPEDRVRAALSFFGQGGFTYTLSPPTLPRHDRVDAFLWGSKQGFCEHYASAFTFLMRAAGIPARIVGGYLGGELNPDGGYLIVRQQDAHAWSEVWLAGQGWVRVDPTALIAPARVNAGVQTALGSPQATAAPAPTALERMRLRLDSIQNRWDDLVIGYGDEQQQTLLTRAGLGSVGGARYLVAVLALVTLALLPAALWRRRATRPRDPAARALHDLTVRLHLPRHPGETPTAYAERARSLWPSLAPALDAVVQAYHAARYAPGDGGDPQVALRAAVRRVRRPPRST; via the coding sequence ATGGCCGCTCCCAGCCGCACTGACCTTCGCGCCGTCTTCACGCCCGGCCGGCCGGTGGGGGTGCGGCTGGGCCTCACGCAGTTCGGCACGTCGTACCTGCTGCTGGTCATGCTCACTCTGATCGGCTGCGTGAACTACGACCTCAGCCTCGGCTACGGCCTGACCTTCCTGCTGGCGGGCGTCTGGGCGGTCGCGGCTGGGCAGGCCATGCGCGCCGCCCGCCGCCTGAACGTCCGCGTGAGCCCGCCCCAGGCGAGCGTGGCGGGCGGCGAGGCCGTGTACACCGTGCAGGTGGGCGCGCCCGACCGGGACATTCCGCTGGCCGTGATCGTCACGACCTCCCAGGGAGACACGCGCTACGTGAACGCGCGCGTGCAGGCTGGAGAAGCGCGCACCATCGGGGTGGCGGTGCCCGCCCGCGTGCGCGGCCGCCTGACCCTGACCTCCGTGCGGGTGGGGGCGCTCGATCCGCTGGCGATCTGGCAGGCCACCCTCCGCCCGGTGCCCGCCGCCGGCGAGGCCTGGGACGTGACGGTGCAGCCCACTCCGGAAGCGGCTCCTCCACCGTTCCCGGCGCGGGTGGACGTCGGTGGGGGTGATGGGACACGGCGCACCCGAGGGGATCAGGAGTTCGCGAGCCTGCGCCCCTACGTGCCCGGCGATTCGCCCCGACAGGTGTCGTGGCGCCACGTGGCCCGCACGGGCACCCTGCTGACCCGCGAGACGGACGCTCCACTGGGCTCCGCCGTACACCTCGACTGGCACGATACGGCCGGCGCCGGTTCCACCGAAGACCGCCTGTCCCGCCTGGCCGCGTGGATCGCGGGACTGCGCGCGTCCGGGCACGCGTTCTCGCTGAACCTGCCCGGCCAGTCGCTGGCGGCCGGTACCGGGGAAGCGCACGCGACCCAAGCGCTGGACGCCCTGGCCCGCGTGACCCCGTTGCCGGACGCTCCGGCGGGCAAGGTCGGCCGCACGTCGGCTCCTGTGGGCCTGAACGCCTTCGCCATGCGCTCCACCCTGATCGCCCTGGCCTTCGCGCTGGCACCCGCCGTTCTGCGCGAACCCGTGTGGATCACCGCCCTCATCGCCGGTCTGCTGGTGCACACCGACTGGCGGGTGCACCGTGCGCGCGCGCCCATCCCCACGTGGGTGCTGGGTGTGGTCGCTGGGATCAGCGCCGCGCTGCTGGCGGGCAGTTACGGCACCCTGCTGGGCCGCGACGCGGGTACGGCCCTGCTGGCCCTGCTGGCCGCCCTCAAGACCGCCGAGAGCCGCACCCGCCGCGACGCGAACCTGCTGATCCTGCTGGCCCTGTTCGTGGCGAGTACCCACTACTTCTTCGGCCAGGGGCCGCTGACCGCGCTGCACTCGGTGCTGGCCGCGTGGACGCTGCTGGCCGCCGCCGCCCGCTGGACCGTGACCGCGCCGGACGAACCCCCGCTCACCGAGAACCGCAGCGCCGTGCAGGCCGGCATGGCCCTGGCCCTGGCAATTCCTCTGGCCCTCACGCTGTTCGTGCTGTTTCCCCGCCCCTCCGGGCCGCTGTGGCACCTGGCAGTCCAGGGCAAGGCGTCGACCGGACTGGCCAGCGAGATCACGGCGGGTGAGTACAGCGACCTCGCGCAGAACCGTGCGGTGGCCTTCCGCGCGGACTTCCAGGGGCCGGTGCCGCCCGCCTCCGAACGCTACTGGCGCGGCCCGGTCTACGAGGCCTACGACGGGCAGCGCTGGACGCAGATCCGGCAGAGCAGTGCGTCGGCCAGCGTGGACTTCAGCGGGCCCTCCTGGACGTACACCATGACCATGGAACCGAGCAGCAGTCCGTGGCTGCCCGTGATCGACGCACCCGCCACCCTGCCCGCCGGCACCTTCATGACCACGAACTTCCAGGCGTACATGCTGCGGCCCCCCAGCACCCGCGAGCGCGTGACCGTGCAGAGCCGCGTGGCGCGCCTGGGCGTGCGTGAGTACGACGAGCGCCTGCGCTTCGACCAGACGCTCCCCGCCGGAGAAAGCCCGCGTGCCGTGGCCCTGGCCGCCAGCTGGAAGACGCTGGAACCCGAGGATCGCGTCCGCGCCGCCCTGAGCTTCTTCGGCCAGGGGGGCTTCACCTATACACTCTCGCCGCCCACCCTGCCCCGTCACGACCGGGTGGACGCCTTCCTGTGGGGCTCGAAGCAGGGCTTCTGCGAACACTACGCCAGCGCGTTCACCTTCCTGATGCGCGCCGCCGGGATTCCTGCCCGGATCGTGGGCGGGTACCTGGGCGGGGAACTCAACCCGGACGGCGGGTACCTGATCGTCCGGCAGCAGGACGCGCACGCCTGGAGCGAGGTGTGGCTCGCCGGTCAGGGCTGGGTGCGCGTGGATCCCACGGCCCTGATCGCCCCGGCCCGAGTGAATGCGGGGGTGCAGACCGCGCTGGGCAGCCCGCAGGCCACGGCCGCTCCCGCCCCCACCGCCCTGGAACGCATGCGGCTGCGCCTGGACTCTATCCAGAACCGCTGGGACGATCTGGTCATCGGCTACGGCGACGAGCAGCAACAGACCCTGCTGACCCGCGCCGGGCTGGGCAGCGTGGGCGGCGCCCGGTACCTCGTTGCGGTGCTGGCGCTGGTGACGCTGGCCCTGCTCCCGGCCGCCCTGTGGCGACGCCGCGCCACCCGACCCCGCGATCCGGCGGCCCGCGCCCTGCACGACCTGACCGTGCGTCTGCATCTGCCCCGCCATCCCGGCGAGACCCCCACGGCCTACGCGGAGCGCGCCCGGAGCCTGTGGCCGTCCCTCGCCCCGGCCCTGGACGCTGTGGTGCAGGCCTACCACGCGGCCCGCTACGCTCCGGGTGACGGGGGCGACCCGCAGGTCGCGCTGCGGGCTGCCGTCCGGCGTGTCCGGCGGCCTCCCCGCTCAACCTGA